Proteins encoded together in one Musa acuminata AAA Group cultivar baxijiao chromosome BXJ3-6, Cavendish_Baxijiao_AAA, whole genome shotgun sequence window:
- the LOC103974045 gene encoding probable E3 ubiquitin-protein ligase ARI7: MDPEDEPRDNESAGDGDFCSDDGIADCDYGDADFPESQEIVSPLKQNYTILSEADIRQRQEEDITQICAILSVSRSAACNLLCHYKWNVSKVQDEWFANEENVCKVVGLLHNPVNTSNSRKLNCGICFESYDRSKMSAASCGHYFCNACWKGYISTSINEGPGCLMLRCPDPSCNAAVDWDMIDRLAGFEEKEKYARHLLRSYVEDSKKIKWCPSPGCEFAVDFDINSISYDVCCYCSHSFCWNCIEEVHRPVDCGTVAKWIIKNNAESENTNWILVNSKPCPKCKRPIEKNQGCMHMTCRAPCKFEFCWLCLGAWSEHGAITGGFYSCNGYETARRDGMYDESEKRRKRAKLSLERYTHYYERWVTNESSRKKALEDLHIMQTNKLEKLSLRQGQSEAQLKFIIDAWLQIVECRRVLKWTYAYGYYLPEHDDTKRQFFEYLQGEAEFGLERLHQCAEKELQEFLDADTPMKGFDNFRVKLTRLTSVTHNYFENLVQALERGLMDVDCSDPQTSSKSCCSSSPGNMPGKMKSSKATEADDPS, encoded by the exons ATGGATCCCGAGGACGAGCCGCGAGACAACGAGTCCGCCGGGGATGGCGACTTCTGCAGCGACGATGGGATCGCCGACTGCGACTACGGGGACGCCGATTTCCCCGAGTCTCAGGAGATTGTCTCCCCTCTTAAG CAAAATTATACCATTTTAAGTGAAGCTGATATCCGCCAGCGACAAGAGGAGGACATAACCCAGATATGTGCTATACTATCTGTTTCACGGAGTGCAGCGTGCAACCTTCTTTGTCACTATAAGTG GAATGTCAGTAAGGTGCAGGATGAGTGGTTTGCAAATGAAGAAAATGTATGCAAGGTCGTTGGCTTGTTGCACAATCCTGTCAATACTTCAAATAGTAGAAAA CTAAATTGTGGTATATGCTTTGAAAGCTATGATCGTTCTAAGATGAGTGCAGCTTCTTGTGGGCATTATTTCTGCAATGCATGCTGGAAAG GTTACATTTCCACATCAATAAATGAGGGCCCTGGATGCTTGATGCTGCGTTGTCCTGACCCATCTTGCAATGCTGCTGTTGACTGGGACATGATTGATAGACTTGCTGGAtttgaagagaaagaaaagtATGCACGTCATCTTCTTCGTTCATATGTTGAGGACAGTAAAAAG ATAAAGTGGTGCCCTTCTCCTGGATGTGAGTTTGCGGTGGACTTTGATATCAACAGTATTAGCTACGATGTTTGTTGCTATTGTTCCCATAGCTTTTGTTGGAAT TGCATTGAGGAAGTTCACCGTCCAGTGGACTGTGGTACGGTGGCCAAGTGGATTATAAAAAACAATGCAGAGTCGGAGAATACAAATTG GATACTGGTTAATTCCAAGCCCTGTCCAAAGTGCAAGAGGCCAATTGAGAAAAACCAGGGTTGTATGCATATGACATGTAGAGCCCCTTGTAAATTTGAATTTTGCTG GTTATGCCTTGGTGCATGGTCAGAGCATGGGGCTATTACTGGTGGTTTCTATTCTTGTAATGGCTATGAAACAGCAAGGCGTGATGGGATG TATGATGAATCtgaaaagaggagaaagaggGCGAAACTTTCTCTTGAGAGATACACTCATTATTATGAACGCTGGGTGACCAATGAATCA TCAAGAAAGAAGGCACTTGAAGATCTTCACATTATGCAAACTAACAAG CTTGAGAAACTGAGTCTTAGACAAGGCCAGTCAGAGGCCCAGCTCAAGTTCATAATTGATGCCTGGTTACAG ATAGTGGAGTGCAGGCGAGTGCTGAAATGGACATATGCATATGGGTATTACCTGCCCGAGCATGACGATACTAAGAGGCAATTTTTTGAGTATCTTCAAG GTGAGGCTGAATTTGGCTTAGAACGACTTCATCAGTGTGCAGAGAAGGAACTCCAAGAATTTCTTGATGCAGATACCCCTATGAAAGGATTTGATAATTTCCGTGTGAAACTAACAAGACTAACTAG TGTGACTCATAACTACTTTGAGAACCTTGTTCAAGCGCTAGAAAGAGGGCTGATGGATGTAGATTGTTCCGACCCTCAGACCAGCAGCAAAAGTTGTTGTTCCAGCAGTCCTGGCAACATGCCTGGGAAAATGAAAAGTAGCAAAGCAACTGAAGCAGATGATCCCAGCTAG